The window AAAGGATGGCCGTTCTGGAACCGTTCCGGCGCAAAGGTATCGGCAGCGCCATTCTCTCCTTCGTGAAGCATGAGCTAAGAAACAGAGGTATAGAGCAGGCGGTCCTGCATGCTCAGACAACCGTCACCGGGTTCTATAGCTTGCACGGCTTCCAGGAAACAGGCTCTCCCTTCTGGGAGGCTGGTATCGAACACATGGAGATGTGGATGAAGCTCTGAAACAGGCCAATGCGGATACACTAACCTTGTGACGACAGATAGGGCTGAGACTGACGACGTGGGAACCAGTATTGAGCCTGAGAAAACCCAGCCCCTCTCGTCTCTAAATGTACCCGTGCATGTCCAGTACAGTCACTGGCTGGAGGTAAGCGGCTTCACTGATGAATGCCTTCCAATAAGTACCGGGGCTAGAGGTCGATACCTTCAGTACTCTCATTCCTTGACGCCGGCTATTACGGTCGTATATTCTGGCAGCAGAACCCACCGGAAGCATTCTACAGGGTTCGGACCCGGTATCTCAGCGCCGTCTTTGAGGTGATGGAAAAATGAGGCTAAAGAATAAGGTTGCAGTAGTGTCAGGAGCCGGTTCGATAAGACCCGGTATGGGTAACGGCAAAGCCACGGCGATTCTCTTCGCCAGGGAAGGGGCCAGGGTCATTGCCGCTGACCTGAATCTGGAGGCCGCCGAGGAGACCGCAGGCATCATTCACAGCGAAGGTGGTGAAGCTGTCGCAGTCCAGGCCGACGTCACCAGTGAACAGGGTGCCAGGAAACTCGTAGAGACGGCAATCGCCACCTACGGAAAACTGGACATTCTCTTCAACAATGTCGGTGGTGCCTACGGAGGTACCGGCCTCAAGGTTACCGTCGAGGAGTGGGATGCGACGATGGACCTCAATCTGAAGAGCGTTCTCCTGATGTGCAAATACGCCGTCCCCGAGATGGTCAAGAATGGCGGCGGCACGATAGTCAACAACTCGTCTATGGCAGCCTACCACTCCCACGGTATCTACGCCTACTCGGCGTCCAAGGCCGGCGTCATTGCCCTGACCCGGTGTCTTGCCGTCGCCCTGGCGAAGGACAACATCAGGGTGAACTGCGTGGCCCCGGGCCTCATGGACACACCCCTGGTAGCGCCGATTATGACCGAGAAGCGTATTCGCCGTGTTGAGGAAAGGGTACCGCTGAA is drawn from Dehalococcoidales bacterium and contains these coding sequences:
- a CDS encoding GNAT family N-acetyltransferase; amino-acid sequence: MNDFTCKLVTSDMELQSAFGVRRLVFVQEQGVAEALEYDGLDGEALHVIARNRDIVVGTARVRFPTHNQAKIERMAVLEPFRRKGIGSAILSFVKHELRNRGIEQAVLHAQTTVTGFYSLHGFQETGSPFWEAGIEHMEMWMKL
- a CDS encoding SDR family NAD(P)-dependent oxidoreductase, translating into MRLKNKVAVVSGAGSIRPGMGNGKATAILFAREGARVIAADLNLEAAEETAGIIHSEGGEAVAVQADVTSEQGARKLVETAIATYGKLDILFNNVGGAYGGTGLKVTVEEWDATMDLNLKSVLLMCKYAVPEMVKNGGGTIVNNSSMAAYHSHGIYAYSASKAGVIALTRCLAVALAKDNIRVNCVAPGLMDTPLVAPIMTEKRIRRVEERVPLKRHGKAEETAATVLFLASEDSSYITGQTIPIDGGLSAQ